CCAATCTGCAGTACGAACCGTCGATAGTCGAAACGTTAAACGGTGTCCAGGCGAGCATCGATGATTGGAACAGCGACGATGGAACCCATCGGATAGTAAAGCGACAtcaacaccatcaccaccatcacgacgatgatgaggaaacggaaaaagaaacgcaaaccGAGTTTGAACGGTTGATGAAAGACAAGATGGATCAGGccatgaggaaaattttcaccgAATACGGCAATCCTACCCTAATGACCATGGATTTGCAAGGTTTCGAACGGATGGTGCATCAGTTGGGTATGTTACGACTGTTACGACcgaaagcagcaacaacagaggACAGTGAACATAGAGCGCAGGATAATAGTACCAGTGAATCAACAGTGCAGCAGGTGGATTCTCTAAAGGTAAGAAGATCAGTTAgcaaatgatttattaataaaaaaaaaataaaaaaaattaatggtATATCTCTACTTTATTCGTTCGGGGTTTATTTCCCAGTGCATTAGCAGTAATGAATTTCTACGGCGCGTTACACCACCGATGATACGGTCCCAGGAATGGGAGGATGCAGCTAAAAGTGATAAAAGTAGTTACGAATCGGAAAAAGAAGGCAGCAATAGCACGATTAACGGTGACAGTAGTACTTCCGTTGATGGGCGTATCGTTAAGGACGACGCAGCAAAACTTATTTTATCAAACGATAATATACAAAACATTAGCGtaagcaacagcaacactaatagtaatagtagtagcaaCACTAATAGTAGTAACAACAGCAGTAGTACCAGCAGTTCCCCAACAAAAGATCAACTGCTCGTGCAAATCGTTGTACCGGACGAGAAGATCAATGGGAGTAGCCACAACGAAAGCACTACGGCGGAAGGTCCCCCACGCGTAGAGTCAACGCTTATGCTGGGTGATCGCGATCTTTACAACATGTGTCCTATGTTGCTGGGGCATCTCGTATCGATGGTGCCGCAGGAACGATCCGGTTGCTTCGATGAGGAAAGTGTTCCACCGCTGCAGGTGAGCAGTCTGCAAGAGCAGAACGAtcctcaccatcatcatcatcatcaccaccatcatcaccacgaAGGTGGTTCATCTGAGGCGGCCGTATGGATCTACTCTTCCATTGCGATAGTGGGCGTGAGTTTGTGCGGATTGCTCGGTGTGGCCGTGATACCGTGCATGGAGAAACATTTCTACCATCACGTGCTACAGTTCTTGGTCGCGCTGGCAATCGGTACGCTGTGTGGTGATGCACTGCTGCATCTGCTACCGCACGCCATGCTGTCCTCGCTGGATAACCCTAAAGCGGCACACGATTCTATGATGTACAAGGGCCTCGCGGCGGTGCTAGGGATCGTGTTCTTTTACTTTATGGAGCGTTTCCTTACGGTGATCGCGGAATGGTGCAAGACGCGACAGAAAAAGGACAAACCACCGTCCCGGGTGCGTGTGATGCGCGATCCGGAGTCGACCTCGCTGCACGCTTCCAGTGCTGGGGAGAAACAGTGCAAGCACAAGTACAGTTCCTACCCGTACTGTTACGATGAGATCGCGATGGACACGAAGGACGATCATCACGAGCATAATACGGGCACGAACGAAAACCACAACAGTGCGCTGGCAAAGTGTGCCAACCATCATCACAACGGAGAGGTAACTGCGGACCATAGTGCTGAGTATGCGGCACTGAACAATGATCATTCGCATCACACGCAAAGCAATCAGCGGGAGGAAACGAACGATAATAATACGGTATCTACCAACTTGGACGAAGGATCGATCGAGGGCGAGCAGGTTAGGCAGGGTGGTGGCAAGTGTTTGGAGCAAACGAGTGGGAAACTGCGCCCGGAGAACTATACGATCATCTTGCGCGAACACGAAACCAAGCACCACGGACATTCGCACACGCACGGACACGTTCATTCGCCGCCCGGTTCGCTGTCGGCTGTCGCATGGATGGTGGTAATGGGTGATGGGTTGCATAACTTCACCGACGGCATGACGATCGGGGCAGCGTTTGCGAACAACATTGCTGGCGGTTTCTCGACCGCAATTGCCGTGTTTTGTCATGAGCTGCCGCACGAACTCGGCGACTTTGCGGTGCTGTTAAAGGCGGGCATGTCGGCAAAGGAAGCGGTCTATTACAATTTGCTTTCCTCCTTGCTCAGTCTGCTCGGCATGGTGGTGGGCATTATTATTGGCCACCAGCCGGAAGCATCCTCCTGGGTGTTTGCTGTTGCGGCGGGCATGTTCCTGTACATCGCGATGGTGGATATGGTGAGTAGCAATGGGAGAAAAGAAAGTTATCAGCatgtttcatttatatttgggatattttcctctctctctcctacTTCTTGTTGATATAGATTCCCGAACTCACTTCATCCCACGGTGCGGAGGAACGGTGCAAAACATCCGAATTTGTATTGCAGTTTCTTGGTCTTACGCTTGGGTTCAGTATCATGATGGTAATAGCTATGTACGAGCACGATCTGATGCTGCTGTTTGTCGATTAAGTTTCTCACGGGAGAATTGTAGAGCACAATGCAAAAGTTACAGAGTTAAACGATGAACTCAACCACTCCTCTTTAGCGTAGCGGTTCATGATCACAGTTCCTCGACGCATAGCGTCGTCCTCGTGCGCTGCGGAGCGTACACCACTGAAAGTATACATCCAGCAGATGTCAAAGCTTGTCTTCAAGCTTGCCAGTTTCTATCATTAACTTACATAGACATCAACGGCGTCTAAGCATATATACCTGTACAGTCAAGATAATGGCTGcgtaaaatgaaggaaaacaaaatacgaaaaagaaaaaaaaacaaaaaatttggcACCCTGTCTCGCGCTATCTCTCAACCGTTTTAAcaggttaaattaaaaacaaatcactaaGATAGAAAACATAATGGCAAACAACAATATACA
The DNA window shown above is from Anopheles funestus chromosome 3RL, idAnoFuneDA-416_04, whole genome shotgun sequence and carries:
- the LOC125771047 gene encoding zinc transporter foi, with protein sequence MARHFMAVCVVCLLCADHVPCKQHFSNDDSKSLDTAGRSDVRTRSIRSLTNLQYEPSIVETLNGVQASIDDWNSDDGTHRIVKRHQHHHHHHDDDEETEKETQTEFERLMKDKMDQAMRKIFTEYGNPTLMTMDLQGFERMVHQLGMLRLLRPKAATTEDSEHRAQDNSTSESTVQQVDSLKCISSNEFLRRVTPPMIRSQEWEDAAKSDKSSYESEKEGSNSTINGDSSTSVDGRIVKDDAAKLILSNDNIQNISVSNSNTNSNSSSNTNSSNNSSSTSSSPTKDQLLVQIVVPDEKINGSSHNESTTAEGPPRVESTLMLGDRDLYNMCPMLLGHLVSMVPQERSGCFDEESVPPLQVSSLQEQNDPHHHHHHHHHHHHEGGSSEAAVWIYSSIAIVGVSLCGLLGVAVIPCMEKHFYHHVLQFLVALAIGTLCGDALLHLLPHAMLSSLDNPKAAHDSMMYKGLAAVLGIVFFYFMERFLTVIAEWCKTRQKKDKPPSRVRVMRDPESTSLHASSAGEKQCKHKYSSYPYCYDEIAMDTKDDHHEHNTGTNENHNSALAKCANHHHNGEVTADHSAEYAALNNDHSHHTQSNQREETNDNNTVSTNLDEGSIEGEQVRQGGGKCLEQTSGKLRPENYTIILREHETKHHGHSHTHGHVHSPPGSLSAVAWMVVMGDGLHNFTDGMTIGAAFANNIAGGFSTAIAVFCHELPHELGDFAVLLKAGMSAKEAVYYNLLSSLLSLLGMVVGIIIGHQPEASSWVFAVAAGMFLYIAMVDMIPELTSSHGAEERCKTSEFVLQFLGLTLGFSIMMVIAMYEHDLMLLFVD